A portion of the Bdellovibrionales bacterium genome contains these proteins:
- a CDS encoding TetR/AcrR family transcriptional regulator, which produces MKAATEEIDPLYRKMLPLRITKGEVRKVEIIRAAVECLVEGGYEHFNYNTIGLKAGLARSHIAHYFPDKREILYLVVHGIYRELQQLVIEKITEASTADAQIKGVIDATVEGIARERGWALVILLFTHVCAQDEKYRKLYTEIRKVGAKRIDRILQGKECLSELTPRLRYNVARGVQSIILGGVVENLTTDWLSGPGLIKKQIYRQVISYIESASESR; this is translated from the coding sequence GTGAAGGCGGCAACTGAGGAGATTGATCCGCTTTATCGAAAAATGTTGCCCCTTCGGATAACCAAAGGTGAAGTTCGGAAAGTTGAAATCATCAGGGCTGCAGTGGAGTGTTTGGTAGAGGGTGGTTATGAGCACTTTAACTACAATACGATTGGTCTCAAGGCCGGTTTGGCTCGATCCCACATCGCACACTATTTTCCAGATAAGCGCGAAATTTTGTACCTGGTCGTGCACGGCATTTATCGTGAACTCCAACAGTTAGTCATCGAGAAAATAACCGAGGCAAGCACTGCCGATGCTCAGATAAAAGGAGTGATCGACGCGACGGTCGAGGGGATTGCGCGTGAGCGCGGATGGGCATTGGTGATTTTGCTTTTCACTCACGTTTGCGCCCAAGACGAAAAGTATCGTAAACTCTATACTGAGATTCGCAAGGTGGGTGCAAAACGAATTGATCGGATACTCCAGGGTAAGGAGTGCCTCAGTGAGTTGACCCCCAGACTTCGTTACAATGTGGCAAGGGGCGTTCAGTCAATTATTTTGGGTGGAGTCGTGGAGAATCTCACGACAGATTGGTTATCAGGTCCCGGACTCATTAAGAAACAGATTTATCGGCAAGTGATATCCTACATTGAGAGCGCCAGCGAAAGCCGATGA